A genomic segment from Phragmites australis chromosome 6, lpPhrAust1.1, whole genome shotgun sequence encodes:
- the LOC133922291 gene encoding peroxisomal fatty acid beta-oxidation multifunctional protein, translating to MAAGSVIRVTMEVGADGVALITICNPPVNALHPIIIGGLKDKYAEAMSRDDVKAIVLTGARGKFCGGFDINVLTKVHKTGDVSLMPDVSVELVSNMIEEGKKPSVAAIQGLALGGGLELTMGCHARLSTPEAQLGLPELTLGIIPGFGGTQRLPRLVGLPKAIEMMLQSKFITANEGKEHGLIDALCSPDELIKMSRLWALEIANCCKPWLRSLGRTDKLGSLSEARAVLTTARQQAKKVAPNMPQHQACLDVIEEGVLFGGHAGVVKEAKVFKELVLSPTSKALVHVFFAQRSTAKVPGVTDVQLKPRQIRKVSVIGGGLMGSGIATALLVSNISVVLKEVNPQFLQRGQKMIAGNLEGLVKRGSLTKDKMNKAMSLLKGALDYSDFKDVDMVIEAVIEKIPLKQSIFSDIEKICPRHCILATNTSTIDLNVVGEKTNSQDRIIGAHFFSPAHIMPLLEIVWTEKTSPQAILDLITVGKIIKKVPVVVGNCTGFAVNRTFFPYTQGSHLLVSLGIDVFRIDRVISSFGMPMGPFQLQDVAGYGVALAVKDIYAAAFGERNLDSDLVDLMVQNGRQGKSNGKGYYIYEKGGKPKPDPSVQYVIEEYRKRAKTMTGGKPVTLTDQEILEMIFFPVVNEACRVMDENVVIRASDLDIASVLGMGFPKYRGGLVFWADTVGAPYIHSKLSKWAEIYGAFFKPSSYLEQRAKSGLPLSAPSTSQQASTRSRM from the exons ATGGCGGCGGGGTCGGTGATCCGGGTGACCATGGAGGTGGGCGCCGACGGCGTCGCGCTCATCACCATCTGCAACCCGCCCGTCAACGCGCTCCACCCCATCA TCATCGGCGGGCTCAAGGACAAGTATGCGGAGGCCATGAGCCGGGACGACGTCAAGGCCATCGTGCTCACCG GTGCTAGAGGCAAGTTCTGCGGAGGATTTGATATCAATGTTTTGACAAAGGTTCATAAAACTG GAGATGTGTCACTTATGCCAGACGTATCTGTTGAGCTTGTATCAAACATGATTGAAG AGGGAAAAAAACCTTCTGTTGCAGCCATTCAAGGCCTTGCTCTGGGTGGTGGCCTAGAGTTGACTATG GGTTGTCATGCTCGTTTATCTACCCCTGAAGCCCAACTTGGATTACCAGAGCTAACCCTTGGCATCATTCCTGGATTTGGAG GAACCCAGCGTCTGCCGAGGCTTGTAGGTCTGCCAAAAGCAATAGAAATGATGCTG CAAAGTAAATTCATTACTGCAAATGAAGGGAAGGAACATGGTCTTATTGACGCCCTTTGCTCCCCTGATGAATTGATAAAGATGTCACGCCTTTGGGCACTGGAGATTGCTAATTGCTGTAAACCTTGGTTAAGATCTCTTGGCAGAACAGATAAGCTTGGTTCACTATCTGAAGCTCGTGCTGTATTAACTACAGCAAGACAGCAAGCGAAGAAGGTTGCACCAAACATGCCACAGCACCAGGCCTGCCTTGATGTAATCGAAGAAGGTGTATTATTTGGAGGCCATGCCGGTGTTGTGAAG GAAGCCAAGGTTTTCAAGGAGTTGGTGCTATCACCAACATCGAAGGCTCTTGTCCATGTCTTCTTTGCACAACGTTCGACCGCAAAG GTGCCAGGTGTTACTGATGTTCAACTGAAACCTAGGCAAATTAGAAAAGTTTCTGTTATTGGTGGTGGTCTGATGGGTTCTGGAATTGCAACAGCACTTCTTGTCAGCAACATTTCTGTTGTGCTCAAGGAAGTAAACCCTCAGTTCCTGCAAAGGGGACAGAAAATGATAGCAG GTAATCTTGAGGGCCTGGTCAAAAGAGGCTCACTGACAAAGGATAAGATGAACAAGGCCATGTCACTTCTCAAGGGTGCATTGGATTATTCGGATTTCAAGGATGTTGATATGGTTATTGAG GCTGTTATAGAGAagatccctttgaagcaatcaaTATTTTCTGACATCGAGAAAATATGCCCAAGACATTGCATACTTGCAACAAACACATCTACCATCGATTTGAATGTTGTTGGCGAGAAGACAAATTCTCAAGATAGAATTATAGGGGCTCATTTTTTCAG CCCTGCTCATATTATGCCCTTGCTTGAAATTGTCTGGACGGAGAAGACATCACCACAAGCTATCCTTGATCTCATCACTGTTGGGAAGATCATAAAGAAAGTCCCTGTTGTGGTCGGGAACTGCACAGGATTCGCAGTCAACCGTACATTTTTTCCTTACACGCAAGGTTCTCATCTTCTAGTTAGTCTTGGCATTGATGTTTTCAGAATTGATCGAGTAATAAGCAGCTTCGGCATGCCAATGGGACCTTTTCA ACTCCAAGATGTGGCTGGATATGGAGTGGCCTTGGCAGTAAAAGACATCTATGCTGCTGCCTTTGGAGAACGAAATTTGGACTCTGATCTGGTGGACTTGATGGTACAGAATGGGCGGCAGG GAAAGAGCAACGGCAAAGGTTACTACATTTATGAGAAGGGCGGAAAGCCAAAGCCTGACCCTAGTGTTCAATATGTGATTGAGGAGTACCGAAAACGTGCAAAGACAATGACTGGTGGAAAG CCTGTTACTTTAACGGATCAAGAAATATTGGAGATGATTTTCTTCCCAGTTGTCAATGAGGCATGCAGGGTTATGGATGAAAATGTTGTGATTCGGGCTTCTGATCTTGATATTGCATCTGTTCTCGGGATGGGCTTTCCCAAGTACAG GGGTGGTCTTGTCTTCTGGGCTGACACTGTTGGAGCACCTTATATACATTCAAAGCTAAGCAAATGGGCTGAAATTTATGGTGCCTTCTTCAAACCGTCATCGTATTTGGAACAAAGAGCTAAAAGCGGTCTACCACtg agcgcaccaagcacaTCGCAGCAAGCTTCGACAAGGTCACGCATGTGA